The Streptomyces sp. Je 1-332 genome has a window encoding:
- the chvE gene encoding multiple monosaccharide ABC transporter substrate-binding protein — protein MSDHTSRKVRLTAAAATVVLLGSLTACGQEALGGSRYKPDEGKGSTIGLAMPTKSSERWIADGNNMAKQFEKAGYKTDLQYGDDKVENQIAQLENMITKGRSLLVVAAIDGSALSEVLQRAADADIPVISYDRLILGTENVDYYASFDNERVGRLEAQYIVDKLKLGKPEKGGDAHNIELFAGSPDDNNTKYFWNGAMKVLQPYFDSGQLVVRSKQTKMNQATTLRWDGGTAQKRMDDLISKNYGSAKVDAVLSPYDGISIGIISALKSAGYGSKSQPLPIITGQDAELASVKSIIRGEQTQTVFKDTRKLAAQTVSMGDAVLNDKKPKVNNTKDYNNGKKTVPSFLLDPVSIDKSNTQLLVDEGYFKAGQLS, from the coding sequence ATGAGCGACCACACCTCCAGAAAAGTGCGTCTCACCGCAGCCGCGGCCACCGTAGTGCTGCTCGGCTCGCTGACCGCCTGCGGCCAGGAGGCCCTGGGCGGCAGCCGCTACAAGCCGGACGAGGGCAAGGGCAGCACCATCGGACTCGCCATGCCCACCAAGTCCTCCGAGCGGTGGATAGCCGACGGCAACAACATGGCGAAGCAGTTCGAGAAGGCCGGGTACAAGACCGATCTGCAGTACGGCGACGACAAGGTCGAGAACCAGATCGCCCAGCTGGAGAACATGATCACCAAGGGGCGCAGTCTCCTGGTGGTCGCCGCCATCGACGGCTCCGCGCTCTCCGAGGTGCTTCAGCGCGCGGCCGACGCGGACATTCCCGTGATCTCGTACGACCGCCTCATCCTCGGCACGGAGAACGTCGACTACTACGCGTCGTTCGACAACGAGCGCGTCGGCCGCCTGGAGGCCCAGTACATCGTCGACAAACTGAAGCTGGGCAAGCCCGAGAAGGGCGGCGACGCGCACAACATCGAGCTGTTCGCGGGCTCGCCGGACGACAACAACACCAAGTACTTCTGGAACGGCGCCATGAAGGTGCTCCAGCCGTACTTCGACAGCGGCCAGCTCGTCGTCCGCAGCAAGCAGACGAAGATGAACCAGGCCACCACGCTGCGCTGGGACGGCGGCACCGCGCAGAAGCGCATGGACGACCTGATCAGCAAGAACTACGGCTCCGCGAAGGTCGACGCGGTCCTCTCGCCGTACGACGGGATCTCGATCGGGATCATCTCCGCGCTGAAGAGCGCGGGGTACGGCTCCAAGAGCCAGCCGCTGCCGATCATCACGGGACAGGACGCGGAGCTCGCTTCGGTGAAGTCCATCATCCGCGGTGAGCAGACGCAGACGGTGTTCAAGGACACCCGCAAGCTGGCCGCTCAGACGGTGTCCATGGGCGACGCGGTCCTGAACGACAAGAAGCCGAAGGTCAACAACACCAAGGACTACAACAACGGCAAGAAAACCGTGCCGTCCTTCCTCCTCGACCCGGTCAGCATCGACAAGTCGAACACCCAACTCCTGGTGGACGAGGGCTACTTCAAGGCCGGGCAGCTCTCGTGA
- the mmsA gene encoding multiple monosaccharide ABC transporter ATP-binding protein — MRGITKTFPGVKALSDVNLTVGAGEIHAICGENGAGKSTLMKVLSGVHEHGSYDGEIHFEGRPVAFKDIRASEKHGIVIIHQELALVPYLSIAENIFLGNEQSTRGFIDWNDTLRRASTLLKRVGLSEKPQTPVADIGVGKQQLVEIAKALSKEVKLLILDEPTAALNDEDSAKLLDLILELRDQGIACIIISHKLNEIRAITDSVTILRDGRTIETLTVRETPASDPQVAEDRIIRGMVGRDLDHRFPDRTPYEGEDAGSLALSIEGWTVRHPVDHHRKVVDDVSLTVRRGEIVGIAGLMGAGRTELAMSVFGRSYGQYVAGTVAVGGREVVTKNVPAAVDAGIAYVTEDRKQYGLNLIDNINRNISLASLPGMRRKDGFVDEHRERSVSERYRKSMNIKAPTVFEQVGRLSGGNQQKVVLSKWIHADPEVLILDEPTRGIDIGAKYEIYTVIDKLAASGKAVLFISSELPELLGMCDRIYTMAEGRLTGEVDRADATQELLMRHMTKNRS, encoded by the coding sequence ATGCGCGGCATCACCAAGACGTTCCCCGGCGTCAAGGCGCTCTCCGATGTGAACCTGACCGTGGGCGCCGGGGAGATCCACGCGATCTGCGGCGAGAACGGCGCGGGCAAGTCGACGCTGATGAAGGTCCTCAGCGGCGTTCACGAGCACGGCAGTTACGACGGTGAGATCCACTTCGAGGGCCGGCCGGTGGCCTTCAAGGACATCCGTGCCAGCGAGAAGCACGGCATCGTGATCATCCATCAGGAGCTGGCGCTCGTCCCGTACCTGTCCATCGCCGAGAACATCTTCCTGGGCAACGAACAGAGCACCCGCGGCTTCATCGACTGGAACGACACGCTGCGCAGGGCGAGCACCCTGCTCAAGCGGGTCGGCCTGAGCGAGAAGCCGCAGACTCCGGTCGCCGACATCGGCGTGGGCAAGCAGCAGCTCGTGGAGATCGCCAAAGCCCTGTCGAAGGAGGTGAAGCTGCTCATCCTCGACGAGCCGACGGCCGCCCTGAACGACGAGGACAGCGCGAAGCTCCTCGACCTCATCCTGGAGCTGCGCGACCAGGGCATCGCCTGCATCATCATCTCGCACAAGCTGAACGAGATCAGGGCGATCACCGACTCGGTGACGATCCTGCGCGACGGGCGGACCATCGAGACCCTGACGGTCCGTGAGACCCCCGCGTCCGACCCGCAGGTGGCCGAGGACCGCATCATTCGCGGCATGGTCGGCCGCGACCTCGACCACCGCTTCCCCGACCGCACGCCCTACGAGGGGGAGGACGCCGGGTCGCTCGCCCTGTCCATCGAGGGCTGGACGGTGCGGCACCCGGTCGACCACCACCGCAAGGTCGTCGACGACGTGTCGCTCACCGTGCGGCGCGGCGAGATCGTCGGCATCGCGGGCCTGATGGGCGCGGGCCGCACGGAGCTCGCGATGTCCGTATTCGGGCGCTCCTACGGGCAGTACGTCGCGGGCACGGTGGCGGTCGGCGGGCGCGAGGTCGTGACGAAGAACGTGCCCGCGGCGGTCGACGCCGGGATCGCGTACGTCACCGAGGACCGCAAGCAGTACGGCCTCAACCTCATCGACAACATCAACCGCAACATCTCCCTGGCCTCACTGCCGGGCATGCGGCGCAAGGACGGCTTCGTCGACGAGCACCGCGAACGCTCCGTCTCCGAGCGTTACCGCAAGTCGATGAACATCAAGGCCCCCACCGTGTTCGAGCAGGTGGGGCGGCTTTCGGGCGGCAATCAGCAGAAGGTCGTCCTGAGCAAGTGGATCCACGCCGACCCCGAGGTCCTGATCCTCGACGAGCCGACGCGCGGCATCGACATCGGCGCGAAGTACGAGATCTACACCGTCATCGACAAGCTGGCGGCCTCGGGCAAGGCGGTGCTGTTCATCTCCTCCGAACTGCCCGAGCTGCTCGGGATGTGCGACCGGATCTACACGATGGCCGAGGGCAGGCTGACCGGTGAGGTCGACCGCGCGGACGCCACCCAGGAACTCCTGATGCGCCACATGACCAAGAACAGAAGCTGA
- the mmsB gene encoding multiple monosaccharide ABC transporter permease, whose translation MTTTTTPPSDTSSKPSAMESAGALLLRSVRSNMRQYGMLVALAFIVILFQIWTDGTLLLPNNVSNLIQQNGYILILAIGMMIVIIAGHIDLSVGSLVAFVGAMSAVMMVKHDMPWVLALVLSLLIGAVAGAWQGFFIAYVGIPSFIVTLAGMLLFRGLTQIVLEGQSLSPFPEGFQNIAKGFIPEMGPYTQYHNPTLVLGLVTVAFLLFREWRSRKQQLAYDLDVTPTGLWVAKLVAITAAVVAFTLTLASFHGVPVVLLIMCGLLIALGYVMRNAVVGRHVYALGGNKAAAKLSGVKDKRVTFLIFVNMGVLAALAGCVYAARLNAGTPQAGLNFELEAIAASFIGGASMSGGVGTVMGAVIGGLVLGVLNNGMSLVNIGTDYQQVIKGLVLLAAVGFDVWNKRKVGR comes from the coding sequence ATGACCACCACGACCACGCCACCGAGCGACACGTCGTCGAAGCCGTCCGCCATGGAGTCCGCCGGGGCTCTGCTGCTGCGGAGCGTGCGCTCCAACATGCGCCAGTACGGCATGCTCGTCGCCCTGGCCTTCATCGTCATCCTGTTCCAGATCTGGACCGACGGCACGCTGCTCCTGCCGAACAACGTGTCCAACCTGATCCAGCAGAACGGCTACATCCTCATCCTGGCCATCGGCATGATGATCGTCATCATCGCCGGCCACATCGACCTGTCCGTCGGCTCGCTGGTCGCCTTCGTCGGCGCCATGTCCGCGGTGATGATGGTCAAACACGACATGCCGTGGGTGCTCGCCCTGGTCCTTTCGCTGCTGATCGGCGCGGTCGCCGGCGCGTGGCAGGGCTTCTTCATCGCCTACGTCGGCATCCCGTCGTTCATCGTGACGCTGGCCGGGATGCTGCTCTTCCGCGGTCTCACGCAGATCGTCCTGGAGGGCCAGTCGCTCTCGCCGTTCCCCGAGGGCTTCCAGAACATCGCCAAGGGGTTCATCCCCGAGATGGGCCCGTACACGCAGTACCACAACCCGACGCTGGTGCTCGGCCTGGTGACGGTCGCCTTCCTGCTGTTCCGTGAATGGCGCAGCCGCAAGCAGCAGTTGGCCTACGACCTCGACGTGACGCCGACGGGCCTGTGGGTGGCCAAGCTGGTGGCGATCACCGCCGCCGTCGTCGCCTTCACGCTGACCCTCGCCAGCTTCCACGGCGTTCCCGTCGTGCTGCTCATCATGTGCGGGCTGCTGATCGCCCTCGGCTACGTGATGCGCAACGCGGTCGTCGGCCGCCATGTCTACGCGCTCGGCGGCAACAAGGCGGCGGCGAAGCTGTCCGGAGTCAAGGACAAGCGCGTCACCTTCCTGATCTTCGTCAACATGGGCGTCCTTGCCGCCCTCGCGGGCTGTGTGTACGCGGCGCGGCTGAACGCGGGCACCCCGCAGGCGGGCCTGAACTTCGAGCTGGAGGCGATCGCGGCCTCGTTCATCGGCGGCGCGTCGATGAGCGGCGGTGTCGGCACGGTGATGGGCGCCGTGATCGGCGGCCTGGTGCTCGGCGTCCTGAACAACGGCATGTCCCTGGTCAACATAGGCACCGACTACCAGCAGGTCATCAAGGGCCTGGTGCTGCTGGCCGCGGTCGGCTTCGACGTCTGGAACAAGCGGAAGGTGGGGCGCTGA
- a CDS encoding aldose epimerase family protein — MDTSRRTVLASAAAVGLTAAGAGASYASPGSGRTPTKELFGKLADGTKVYRWSLANGGTRMKVLSYGGIVQSLELPDRHGRYTNVSLGYDTIEAYVAGTTFFGALIGRYGNRIAKGRFSLDGRTHQLSVNDGENSLHGGAKGFDTRVWDVEPFADSTGVGVVLRYVSVDGEMGYPGTLRMKVTYTLTARGDWRIDYAATTDKATVVNLTNHTYYNLAGEGSGDILDHELTLAAARFTPTDAGLIPTGDLAKVAGTPFDFRRAKTVGEDIRVSHPQLVTAKGFDHNWVLDKGITKRPEHFATLRDPGSGRTLEVATTEPGVQFYSGNFLDGTLTGPSGRTYRQGDGLCLETQHFPDSPNQPKFPSTVLRPGQTYRSSTVHTFSAR; from the coding sequence ATGGATACGAGCAGACGTACCGTCCTGGCCTCGGCCGCTGCCGTGGGCCTCACCGCCGCCGGCGCGGGCGCCTCGTACGCGTCACCGGGTTCCGGCCGTACGCCCACCAAGGAACTCTTCGGCAAGCTGGCCGACGGCACCAAGGTGTACCGCTGGTCCCTCGCCAACGGCGGCACCCGGATGAAGGTGCTTTCGTACGGCGGCATCGTGCAGTCCCTCGAACTCCCGGACCGGCACGGCCGGTACACCAACGTCTCCCTCGGCTACGACACCATCGAGGCGTACGTCGCCGGTACCACCTTCTTCGGCGCGCTGATCGGCCGCTACGGCAACCGCATCGCCAAGGGCCGCTTCTCGCTGGACGGCAGGACCCACCAGCTCTCCGTGAACGACGGGGAGAACAGCCTGCACGGCGGGGCCAAGGGCTTCGACACGCGGGTGTGGGACGTCGAGCCGTTCGCGGACTCCACGGGCGTGGGTGTCGTCCTGCGGTACGTGAGCGTCGACGGCGAGATGGGTTACCCGGGGACCCTGCGCATGAAGGTGACGTACACCCTCACCGCCCGCGGCGACTGGCGCATCGACTACGCGGCGACCACGGACAAGGCCACCGTGGTGAACCTGACGAACCACACGTACTACAACCTCGCGGGCGAGGGCAGCGGGGACATTCTGGACCACGAACTAACCCTGGCGGCAGCCCGGTTCACGCCGACCGACGCCGGTCTCATCCCGACGGGCGATCTTGCGAAGGTGGCGGGCACGCCGTTCGACTTCCGGCGCGCGAAGACGGTGGGCGAGGACATCCGGGTCTCGCACCCGCAGCTGGTGACCGCCAAGGGCTTCGACCACAACTGGGTCCTGGACAAGGGCATCACCAAGCGCCCCGAACACTTCGCGACGCTGCGGGACCCGGGGTCGGGTCGCACCCTTGAGGTCGCCACGACCGAGCCGGGCGTGCAGTTCTACTCCGGGAACTTCCTGGACGGCACGCTCACCGGGCCTTCGGGGCGCACCTACCGGCAGGGTGACGGCCTGTGCCTGGAGACCCAGCACTTCCCGGACTCCCCGAACCAGCCGAAGTTCCCCTCGACGGTGCTGCGCCCCGGCCAGACCTACCGGTCCAGCACGGTGCACACCTTCTCGGCGCGCTGA
- a CDS encoding GntR family transcriptional regulator, which produces MTFAPHPIPSRTQYVLDAVKHRILTGQLAPGQPLVETELAAQFAVSKTPVREALKTLAGTGLVVMSQFKGATVRMVDAAMAQEVYDVRLLLEPEALRRTVRSGALLDEARDALERADSAADAAERSLANREFHRALYVPCGNPLLSRMLDDVRDQAALVSAVAWATLPSWEREAAEHREILRLALAGDADAAASGLHDHIASFVRRAFPEGELS; this is translated from the coding sequence ATGACCTTTGCGCCCCACCCCATCCCCTCGCGCACGCAGTACGTGCTCGATGCGGTCAAGCACCGCATCCTCACCGGGCAGTTGGCCCCAGGCCAGCCCCTCGTCGAGACCGAGCTCGCCGCCCAGTTCGCCGTCTCCAAGACACCCGTGCGGGAAGCGCTGAAGACACTCGCCGGGACCGGTCTCGTCGTGATGAGCCAGTTCAAGGGCGCCACCGTGCGCATGGTGGACGCGGCCATGGCCCAGGAGGTCTACGACGTACGCCTGCTGCTCGAACCGGAAGCGCTGCGGCGCACCGTCCGCAGCGGCGCCCTCCTGGACGAGGCGCGCGACGCACTGGAGCGTGCGGACAGCGCGGCGGACGCCGCCGAACGCTCCCTGGCCAACCGGGAGTTCCACCGCGCGCTGTACGTCCCCTGCGGCAATCCGCTGCTGTCCCGGATGCTCGACGACGTGCGCGACCAGGCGGCCCTGGTCTCCGCCGTCGCCTGGGCGACGCTGCCGTCCTGGGAGCGGGAGGCGGCCGAGCACCGGGAGATCCTGCGGCTCGCGCTCGCCGGGGATGCCGACGCGGCGGCGAGCGGACTCCACGACCACATCGCCTCGTTCGTGCGGCGTGCGTTCCCGGAGGGGGAGCTCTCATGA
- a CDS encoding dihydrodipicolinate synthase family protein, with amino-acid sequence MTGPSHPTSRFDALRSAIADVVAIPVTPFAEDGSVARDTYRALLRRLTDGGVRTLTPNGNTGEFYALSPDERRLVAELAMEEAGRSGAFVLVGVGHDLSTAIAAAEHARDVGAHMVMVHQPVHPYVSQDGWVDYHRAVADAVPELGVVPYIRDPRLTGQRLAELGELCPNVIGAKYATPDAAAFAAFARDAGIGRFVWVAGLAELYAPAYWAVGATGFTSGLVNVAPEVSLSMLRALRAGDYPAAMDVWERIRRFEELRAADQSADNVTVVKEALAALGLCRRDVRPPSRVLPAGRREEIAALVKAWSA; translated from the coding sequence ATGACCGGGCCCAGCCACCCCACCTCCCGTTTCGACGCACTGCGTTCGGCCATCGCCGATGTCGTCGCGATCCCGGTGACGCCGTTCGCCGAGGACGGCTCCGTGGCCCGGGACACCTACCGTGCACTGCTCCGGCGTCTGACCGACGGCGGAGTACGCACTCTCACGCCGAACGGGAACACCGGCGAGTTCTACGCCCTGAGCCCCGACGAGCGGCGCCTGGTCGCCGAGTTGGCCATGGAGGAGGCGGGCCGCAGCGGTGCCTTCGTCCTCGTCGGTGTCGGTCATGACCTGTCGACGGCCATCGCCGCCGCGGAGCACGCACGTGACGTCGGCGCACACATGGTGATGGTCCACCAGCCCGTGCATCCCTACGTGTCCCAGGACGGCTGGGTCGACTACCACCGTGCCGTCGCCGACGCCGTACCCGAGCTCGGCGTCGTCCCGTACATCCGCGACCCCCGTCTCACCGGTCAACGCCTCGCGGAGCTGGGTGAGTTGTGCCCGAACGTGATCGGCGCGAAGTACGCGACGCCGGACGCCGCCGCGTTCGCCGCGTTCGCCCGGGACGCCGGGATCGGACGCTTCGTGTGGGTGGCGGGGCTCGCCGAGCTGTACGCGCCCGCGTACTGGGCCGTCGGCGCCACCGGCTTCACGTCGGGTCTGGTCAACGTCGCGCCCGAGGTGTCCCTGAGCATGCTCCGGGCCCTGCGGGCGGGCGACTATCCGGCGGCCATGGACGTCTGGGAGCGGATCCGGCGCTTCGAGGAGCTGCGCGCCGCCGACCAGTCGGCGGACAACGTCACCGTCGTCAAGGAGGCCCTCGCCGCGCTCGGTCTGTGCCGTCGCGACGTGCGCCCGCCGAGCCGGGTCCTGCCCGCCGGGCGGCGCGAGGAGATAGCGGCGCTGGTGAAGGCGTGGTCGGCATGA
- the araD gene encoding L-arabinonate dehydratase yields MRPEELRSHQWYGTDGLRSFSHRARTRQLGYLPEEHLGKPVIAVLNTWSDINPCHVHLRDRAQAVKRGVWQAGGFPLEFPVSTLSETFQKPTPMLYRNLLAMETEELLRSYPVDGGVLLGGCDKTTPALLMGAASVDLPAVFVPAGPMLPGHWRNEVLGSGTDMWKYWDDKRAGLIGDCELAELESGLARSPGHCMTMGTASTLTAAAEALGVTVPGASSIPAVDSGHDRMAAASGMRIVELVRQDLRLSRFLTSDAYEDAVATVLALGGSTNAVIHLIAMAGRSGVRLTLDDFDRIARTVPVLANLRPGGQYLMEDFHFAGGLPAFLAQLTDVLHLERPTVAHDSLREQLAGATVHNPEVIRPRTKPLADEGGVAVLRGNLCPDGAVIKHIAAEPHLLRHTGPAVVFDDYRQMQRTINDPALGITADHVLVLRGSGPKGGPGMPEYGMLPIPDHLLKQGVRDMVRLSDARMSGTSYGACVLHIAPESHVGGPLALVRTGDLITLDVEARSLHLDVSDEELARRREAWAPPPVRYGRGYGALYDEQITQADTGCDFAFLAREGEVPDPYVG; encoded by the coding sequence ATGAGGCCCGAGGAGCTGCGCAGCCACCAGTGGTACGGCACGGACGGTCTGCGGTCCTTCAGCCACCGGGCGCGCACCCGGCAGCTCGGGTATCTGCCCGAGGAGCATCTGGGCAAGCCCGTGATCGCGGTCCTGAACACCTGGTCCGACATCAACCCCTGCCATGTCCATCTGCGCGACCGCGCGCAGGCGGTCAAGCGCGGGGTGTGGCAGGCGGGCGGCTTCCCCCTCGAGTTCCCCGTCTCCACGCTCTCCGAGACGTTCCAGAAGCCGACCCCGATGCTCTACCGCAATCTGCTCGCAATGGAGACCGAGGAGCTGCTGCGCTCCTATCCCGTGGACGGCGGGGTGCTGCTCGGCGGCTGCGACAAGACGACCCCCGCCCTGCTCATGGGCGCCGCGAGCGTCGATCTGCCGGCTGTCTTCGTGCCCGCGGGGCCGATGCTCCCGGGGCACTGGCGCAACGAGGTGCTCGGTTCGGGCACCGACATGTGGAAGTACTGGGACGACAAGCGCGCGGGACTCATTGGTGACTGCGAACTGGCCGAGCTGGAGAGCGGGTTGGCCCGCTCCCCCGGCCACTGCATGACCATGGGCACCGCCTCCACGCTGACCGCCGCTGCCGAGGCCCTTGGCGTGACGGTGCCCGGCGCCTCCTCCATCCCGGCGGTGGACTCCGGGCACGACCGGATGGCGGCCGCGTCCGGGATGCGGATCGTCGAACTCGTCCGCCAGGACCTGAGGTTGTCGCGGTTCCTCACCTCTGACGCCTACGAGGACGCGGTCGCCACCGTCCTCGCGCTCGGCGGCTCCACCAACGCCGTCATCCACCTGATCGCCATGGCGGGCCGCAGCGGTGTACGGCTCACGCTCGACGACTTCGACCGGATCGCGCGAACCGTGCCGGTGCTCGCCAACCTGCGCCCCGGCGGGCAGTACCTCATGGAGGACTTCCACTTCGCGGGCGGACTCCCGGCGTTCCTGGCCCAGTTGACCGACGTACTGCACCTGGAACGGCCCACAGTCGCCCATGACAGCCTGCGCGAACAGCTCGCGGGCGCCACCGTGCACAACCCCGAGGTCATCCGGCCCCGCACGAAGCCCCTGGCCGACGAGGGCGGAGTGGCCGTCCTGCGGGGCAACCTCTGCCCGGACGGCGCCGTCATCAAGCACATCGCCGCCGAGCCGCACCTGCTGCGGCACACCGGCCCCGCGGTCGTCTTCGACGACTATCGGCAGATGCAGCGCACCATCAACGACCCGGCGCTCGGCATCACCGCCGACCACGTGCTCGTGCTGCGCGGCTCCGGCCCCAAGGGCGGGCCCGGCATGCCCGAGTACGGCATGCTGCCGATCCCCGATCATCTGCTCAAGCAGGGGGTGCGCGACATGGTGCGCCTCTCCGACGCGCGGATGAGCGGCACGTCGTACGGCGCGTGCGTGCTGCACATCGCACCCGAGTCGCATGTGGGCGGCCCGCTCGCCCTCGTCCGTACTGGAGACCTGATCACCCTGGACGTCGAGGCCCGCTCACTCCATCTCGATGTGTCCGACGAGGAGTTGGCGCGCCGCAGGGAGGCGTGGGCGCCGCCTCCCGTGCGCTACGGACGCGGTTACGGCGCGCTCTACGACGAGCAGATCACCCAGGCCGACACCGGCTGCGACTTCGCGTTCCTGGCCCGCGAGGGCGAGGTCCCCGACCCGTACGTGGGCTGA
- a CDS encoding MFS transporter: protein MLRPHLTAATLLRVSAEGAATALVLTVQTRTGDAASAGFVQTAMLLPYVVSGPVIGHALDRTGRPRRLVVALACGYTVAIAGLMLSAGRSPLVLVLMVAAVVGCVEPVVVALTSLLPRFVPPERLSRAYGLEASSYNIAAIAGPGLAALVAAVAGGAHTGIVTVATAALGLLVLPLLRIPPPEVRPGRTRSGLGQVVAGGLLVLGANRVLRALTVSTMFAWFGYGGFAVAAVLLGQDIGAGPAAGGQLLACFALGSLVGALASSRWLTPGHSERAVSAGLLGFGTAVAALAAVPSLPWAWGVCVAAGLAEGPLFTATLMLRQRESPPDRLGQVNTTGGSLKIGASAGGAALTGVFAGRLGAEGLMLSIAAFQFAGAAMWLWLSGAGRKDGPALGTRPERRSSHGCG from the coding sequence TTGCTCCGCCCGCACCTGACGGCCGCCACGCTGCTCAGGGTTTCCGCCGAGGGGGCCGCGACCGCGCTGGTGCTCACCGTCCAGACGCGTACCGGCGACGCGGCGAGCGCCGGATTCGTGCAGACCGCGATGCTGCTTCCCTATGTGGTGAGCGGGCCGGTCATCGGCCACGCCCTTGACCGGACCGGCCGGCCGCGCCGTCTGGTGGTCGCGCTGGCGTGCGGCTACACCGTCGCGATCGCCGGGCTCATGCTGTCGGCGGGGCGCTCGCCGCTGGTGCTCGTGCTGATGGTGGCCGCCGTGGTCGGTTGCGTCGAGCCGGTCGTGGTGGCGCTCACCAGTCTGCTGCCGAGGTTCGTCCCTCCCGAACGCCTCTCACGGGCGTACGGCCTTGAGGCGTCGAGCTACAACATCGCGGCCATCGCAGGACCGGGCCTCGCCGCGCTGGTCGCCGCCGTGGCGGGCGGAGCGCACACCGGGATCGTGACGGTGGCCACCGCCGCGCTCGGCCTGCTCGTCCTTCCCCTGCTGCGGATTCCGCCTCCGGAGGTCCGGCCGGGCCGCACACGGTCGGGGCTCGGGCAGGTCGTGGCGGGTGGGCTCTTGGTCCTCGGGGCCAACCGGGTGCTGCGGGCCCTGACCGTGTCGACGATGTTCGCCTGGTTCGGATACGGCGGGTTCGCGGTGGCGGCGGTCCTGCTCGGCCAGGACATCGGCGCGGGCCCCGCGGCGGGCGGGCAACTCCTTGCCTGTTTCGCACTCGGCTCCCTCGTGGGTGCCCTCGCCTCGTCCCGGTGGCTGACGCCGGGCCACTCCGAACGGGCCGTGAGCGCAGGGCTTCTGGGGTTCGGCACGGCCGTCGCAGCGCTGGCGGCGGTGCCGTCGCTGCCCTGGGCGTGGGGCGTCTGCGTGGCGGCGGGCCTGGCCGAAGGCCCGCTCTTCACCGCGACGCTGATGCTCCGCCAGCGCGAATCGCCCCCGGACCGGCTCGGCCAGGTCAACACCACCGGCGGCAGCCTGAAGATCGGCGCGTCGGCGGGCGGCGCCGCCCTGACCGGGGTGTTCGCGGGACGGCTCGGCGCGGAGGGGCTGATGCTGAGCATCGCGGCGTTCCAGTTCGCCGGAGCGGCGATGTGGCTGTGGCTCAGCGGGGCCGGACGCAAGGATGGGCCCGCTCTCGGTACGCGTCCGGAGCGCCGCTCGTCACACGGCTGCGGGTGA